A region from the Pararge aegeria chromosome Z, ilParAegt1.1, whole genome shotgun sequence genome encodes:
- the LOC120636677 gene encoding epidermal growth factor receptor-like, giving the protein MTRVLTGCEDNEPLRPTNVKPNLAKLRIIKEAELRRGGMLGFGAFGKVYKGVWVPEGENVKIPVAIKVLKEGSGASTSKEFLEEAYIMASVEHPNLLQLLAVCLTNQMMLITQLMPLGCLLDYVRTHKEKIGSKAFLNWCTQIARGMAYLEDKRLVHRDLAARNVLVQTPNCVKITDFGLAKLLDINEDEYKAAGGKMPIKWLALECVQHRIFTHKSDVWAFGVTIWEILSYGARPYANISARNVPELIENGLKLPQPTICTLDIYCVMVSCWMLDADSRPTFKQLAERFAEMARDPGRYLVIPGDKFMRLPSYSTQDEREMIRSLSSAMDGPEPIVEADEYLHPKADITPGSISPLTSVSPGSPESSAIKPIASPSWVNNINGQQGAIVDISRPSWETDLMKYPLSRYTVSPNGTEMRHYYNNGACASDCSSSSRYCSGPMRVRADVTESRFDSMSRNKEAQVGNLKLNLPLDEDDYLMPSPQQNKNASTYMDLIGDGGEEQEAKDDEEYSGFVDSERCVDNPEYLMSEQGVPPQTIGIPTEPVALESLETCESSAGDSTPQPGPSKYQPQRSVEEESMSDHEYYNDLQRELQPLRRDETTV; this is encoded by the exons ATGACAAGGGTGCTAACTGGTTGTGAGGACAACGAACCACTCCGACCTACCAATGTTAAACCAAATCTGGCAAAATTGAGGATCATAAAAGAAGCTGAGCTTCGAAGAGGGGGTATGCTTGGTTTCGGTGCATTCGGAAAAGTTTACAAAGGTGTCTGGGTTCCCGAAGGAGAAAATGTCAAGATTCCTGTTGCAATTAAAGTTTTGAAAGAGGGAAGCGGTGCTAGCACTAGCAAAGAATTTCTAGAGGAAGCATATATAATGGCCAGTGTTGAACATCCGAATTTACTGCAACTTCTTGCTGTCTGTCTCACTAACCAGATGATGCTGATTACGCAACTCATGCCTCTCGGATGTCTGTTGGACTATGTCAGGACTCATAAGGAAAAGATCGGGTCGAaggcatttttgaactggtgtaCCCAAATAGCGCGCGGAATGGCCTATTTGGAAGACAAAAGATTGGTTCACAGAGACTTGGCAGCTCGGAATGTTCTAGTGCAAACTCCTAACTGTGTGAAGATAACCGATTTCGGCTTAGCGAAGCTATTGGACATAAACGAGGATGAATACAAGGCAGCTGGAGGCAAAATGCCCATTAAGTGGCTAGCGTTGGAGTGCGTGCAGCACAGAATATTTACACACAAAAGTGATGTCTGGGCTTTCGGCGTAACAATTTGGGAGATATTGAGCTATGGTGCGCGGCCGTATGCTAACATATCTGCGAGAAATGTACCTGAACTAATTGAGAACGGATTGAAACTGCCCCAGCCTACTATTTGTACGTTGGACATTTACTGCGTAATGGTTTCATGTTGGATGCTCGACGCAGATAGCCGACCGACATTCAAGCAGCTCGCCGAAAGATTTGCTGAAATGGCTCGTGACCCTGGACGATACCTGGTCATCCCCGGTGACAAGTTTATGCGACTCCCATCCTATTCAACTCAG GATGAAAGGGAAATGATAAGGAGTTTGTCTTCAGCCATGGATGGCCCCGAGCCAATAGTAGAAGCGGATGAATATCTCCACCCAAAAGCCGATATCACGCCCGGCTCTATCTCGCCACTCACCTCCGTCTCGCCTGGATCGCCCGAGAGCAGTGCAATCAAGCCTATTGCCTCTCCCTCCTGGGTGAACAACATCAATGGCCAACAAGGTGCGATAGTCGATATCTCGAGGCCAAGTTGGGAAACAGATCTCATGAAGTACCCGCTCTCTCGCTACACCGTCAGCCCGAACGGCACGGAAATGCGGCACTACTATAACAATGGCGCATGCGCTTCCGATTGCTCCAGTAGCTCCCGATATTGTAGTGGCCCCATGAGGGTCCGAGCTGACGTCACGGAGAGCAGGTTCGACAGTATGTCCAGAAACAAAGAAGCGCAAGTGGGCAACCTGAAACTGAACTTGCCCTTGGACGAGGACGATTACCTCATGCCATCGCCGCAGCAAAACAAGAATGCGTCGACGTATATGGATTTAATTGGCGATGGCGGAGAAGAGCAGGAGGCTAAGGATGATGAAGAGTACAGCGGATTCGTGGACTCGGAGCGATGTGTGGATAATCCGGAGTACCTGATGTCCGAACAGGGGGTTCCTCCGCAAACGATCGGGATACCCACCGAGCCGGTGGCGCTGGAGTCTTTGGAGACTTGCGAGAGCAGCGCCGGGGATTCGACGCCGCAGCCGGGCCCGAGCAAATACCAGCCGCAGCGGTCGGTGGAGGAGGAATCGATGTCCGACCACGAGTACTACAACGACCTTCAGCGGGAACTCCAACCCCTACGACGCGACGAGACCACGGTGTAA